The Candidatus Zixiibacteriota bacterium genome includes a region encoding these proteins:
- a CDS encoding serine hydrolase, with amino-acid sequence MSAVRNRLRASALAALAGVCLASGVRAADPSGGWEGSIDIPGSALAFTVEFSRDSAGAWAAVVDIPAQNAADLPVEGIIVTDDSLIFALAGIPGAPVFRGAFAADSGAVAGNFTQGGQAFPFSMTRLDVAARQARAAALADNLARIRSFIDTALAPWKVPGLAIAIVKDDSVLMMEGFGLRDRENNLPVTPRTLFPIGSSTKAFTTTALAMLVDSGLVEWDGRVRDYLPDFRLSDPEITDQATVRDLCTHRIGLPRHDLMWYSSDCTREEMYRRLRYLDFSKDFRSEFQYQNLMYMTAGYLVGRVAGTSWEEFVRARIFLPLGMTNSNFSIAELEKAPEFARGYEEKNDTLALMPYRPIEAIGPAGAINSSVDQMVNWIRLHLANGLRDTVRLVSEGQMIEMHSPCVSLDRAGGRYHETILTSYGLGWFIESYRGHYRVHHGGNIDGFSALASFLPDDRLGLVILTNKNGTPLPSIVANYVDDLLLGLEPVDYHRRALTQLAAADSSRGTEAQAAADRVPNTKPSHDLSAYAGEYEHPGYGVVTVSLAGVPRKDQHLRAVLHSLESDLEHWHYDVFRMIDEPLADKKARSFLSFSTNTFGDIDRLSVVLEPTLPPIEFVRRPDSRLSEPAYLAQFTGDYLLEQLAVTVAIQADRLTVTVPGQPTYTLLPYRNDEFTFRDLSGYSVAFDRAKDGRITGLRFKQPNGVFSAEKRTAEDTQNK; translated from the coding sequence ATGTCTGCTGTTCGCAACCGCCTTCGCGCGAGCGCTCTCGCGGCGCTCGCCGGTGTGTGCCTTGCCTCGGGTGTTCGCGCCGCTGATCCGAGCGGCGGGTGGGAGGGCTCGATCGACATCCCCGGTTCTGCCCTCGCTTTCACCGTGGAATTCAGCCGGGATTCCGCCGGCGCCTGGGCCGCCGTGGTCGACATCCCCGCCCAGAACGCCGCCGACCTGCCGGTCGAGGGCATCATCGTCACCGACGATTCCCTCATCTTCGCCCTCGCCGGAATTCCCGGCGCCCCGGTCTTCCGCGGCGCCTTCGCCGCTGATTCCGGCGCCGTCGCCGGTAACTTCACCCAGGGCGGCCAGGCGTTCCCCTTCTCCATGACCCGCCTCGATGTGGCTGCCCGGCAGGCGCGGGCCGCGGCTCTGGCGGACAACCTCGCCCGGATCCGCTCGTTCATCGACACCGCGCTCGCCCCCTGGAAAGTCCCCGGCCTGGCCATTGCGATCGTCAAGGACGACAGTGTGCTGATGATGGAGGGGTTTGGTCTGCGCGACCGCGAGAACAACCTCCCGGTCACCCCCCGCACCCTGTTCCCCATCGGATCCTCCACGAAAGCTTTCACGACTACCGCCCTCGCCATGCTCGTCGACTCCGGGCTGGTGGAGTGGGACGGCCGGGTGCGCGACTACCTCCCCGATTTCCGCCTCTCCGACCCCGAGATCACCGACCAGGCGACCGTGCGCGACCTCTGCACCCACCGCATCGGCCTGCCGCGCCACGACCTCATGTGGTACAGCTCCGACTGCACGCGCGAGGAGATGTACCGCCGTCTGCGCTACCTGGACTTCAGCAAGGACTTTCGCAGCGAATTCCAGTACCAGAACCTGATGTACATGACGGCCGGGTATCTGGTCGGCAGGGTCGCCGGTACCAGTTGGGAGGAGTTTGTCCGCGCCCGCATTTTCCTCCCCCTCGGCATGACCAACTCAAACTTCTCGATCGCCGAGTTGGAGAAGGCGCCCGAGTTTGCCCGCGGTTACGAGGAGAAGAACGACACCCTGGCGCTCATGCCGTACCGTCCGATCGAGGCGATCGGCCCGGCCGGCGCCATCAACTCCTCCGTCGATCAGATGGTCAACTGGATCCGCCTCCACCTGGCCAACGGCCTCCGGGACACGGTGCGACTGGTGAGCGAAGGCCAGATGATTGAGATGCACTCCCCCTGCGTCTCCCTCGATCGCGCCGGTGGCCGCTACCATGAGACCATTCTCACGAGCTACGGTCTCGGCTGGTTCATCGAGTCCTACCGCGGCCACTACCGCGTCCACCACGGCGGCAACATCGACGGCTTCTCCGCCCTCGCGTCGTTCCTCCCGGACGACCGGCTCGGCCTGGTCATCCTCACCAACAAGAACGGCACGCCCCTCCCCTCGATCGTCGCGAACTACGTCGATGACCTCCTCCTCGGCCTTGAGCCGGTCGACTACCATCGGCGCGCCCTGACCCAGCTCGCCGCCGCCGACAGCAGCCGGGGAACCGAGGCCCAGGCGGCCGCCGACCGCGTCCCGAACACCAAACCCTCGCACGACCTCAGCGCCTACGCGGGGGAGTACGAACACCCCGGCTACGGCGTCGTTACGGTGAGCCTCGCCGGCGTTCCCCGGAAGGACCAGCACCTCCGCGCTGTCCTGCACTCCCTCGAGTCGGATCTGGAGCACTGGCATTACGATGTTTTCCGCATGATCGATGAGCCGCTGGCCGACAAGAAAGCGCGGTCCTTCCTCTCCTTCTCGACCAACACCTTCGGCGACATCGACCGCCTCAGCGTCGTTCTCGAACCGACTCTCCCGCCTATCGAATTCGTCCGCCGGCCGGACAGCCGCCTCTCGGAACCCGCCTACCTGGCCCAGTTCACCGGCGACTACCTCTTGGAGCAACTTGCTGTGACCGTCGCCATCCAGGCCGACCGCCTGACTGTCACTGTCCCCGGCCAGCCGACCTACACCCTCCTGCCCTACCGGAATGACGAATTCACCTTCAGAGACCTGTCCGGGTACAGTGTCGCGTTCGACCGCGCCAAGGATGGCCGGATTACCGGTCTTCGCTTCAAGCAGCCCAACGGCGTCTTCAGCGCCGAGAAACGAACCGCGGAGGACACGCAGAACAAGTGA
- the glnA gene encoding type I glutamate--ammonia ligase encodes MNLAELQKLAESHRAEFLDLKFCDLLGVWHHMTLPIAALKPSLFEQGVGVDGSSLPGFSSIERGDMILIPDTATAFMDPFFDRPTLSMIGDVMESADRILPYSRNPRRVAADAERFLQAAFPGVQCILGPEFEFYVFDKVNFFQGAESAFYHLDSVEADWSAAADEESLGFKIPHKKGYHIAPPMDRTFNLRSELAVLLADVGVHLKYHHHEVGSGGQHEIEVEFSPLRRMADLSMLVKYIIKNHCFRRGKSATFMPKPLFNEPGSGLHVHQYLADANGSLFYDKNGPAMLSETGLHFVGGLLKHVDALLAFTNPSTNSFKRLVPGFEAPIIGSYSMGNRTACIRIPGYQRDPRKMRFEFRPPDGTMNFYLAYAAMLMAGLDGIKRKLDPGAPLDRNADHLTPEELKAHHQLPTTLTGALDALENDCDFLLQGGVFTRDLVENWIALKRKEVAQIQIRPTPHEFELYYNT; translated from the coding sequence ATGAATCTGGCCGAACTGCAAAAACTTGCCGAATCACACCGGGCGGAGTTCCTTGACCTGAAATTCTGCGATCTTCTCGGTGTGTGGCATCACATGACCCTTCCCATTGCCGCGCTGAAACCCAGCCTCTTCGAACAGGGCGTCGGCGTCGACGGCTCCTCCCTCCCCGGTTTCTCCTCGATCGAGCGCGGCGACATGATCCTTATCCCCGACACCGCGACCGCCTTCATGGACCCCTTCTTCGACCGTCCGACGCTCTCCATGATCGGGGACGTGATGGAATCGGCGGACCGGATCCTCCCGTACTCCCGGAACCCCCGCCGGGTTGCAGCCGACGCCGAGCGTTTCCTCCAGGCAGCCTTCCCCGGCGTCCAGTGCATTCTGGGCCCGGAATTCGAGTTCTACGTATTCGACAAGGTCAACTTCTTCCAGGGGGCCGAGAGCGCCTTCTACCACCTCGACTCGGTCGAAGCCGATTGGAGCGCGGCGGCCGACGAGGAGAGCCTCGGCTTCAAGATTCCCCACAAGAAGGGGTATCATATCGCTCCGCCCATGGACCGCACCTTTAACTTGCGCTCGGAACTCGCGGTCCTGCTTGCGGATGTCGGCGTCCATCTTAAGTACCACCACCACGAGGTCGGTTCCGGCGGACAGCACGAGATCGAGGTGGAGTTTTCTCCCCTCCGCCGCATGGCCGACCTGTCGATGCTCGTGAAGTACATTATCAAGAACCATTGTTTCCGCCGCGGCAAATCCGCCACCTTCATGCCCAAGCCGCTCTTCAACGAACCCGGTTCCGGCCTCCACGTCCACCAGTACCTTGCCGATGCCAACGGTTCCTTGTTCTACGACAAGAACGGCCCGGCGATGCTCTCCGAGACCGGCCTGCACTTTGTCGGTGGTCTGCTGAAGCATGTCGATGCCCTGCTGGCCTTTACAAACCCGTCGACGAACTCGTTCAAGCGCCTGGTGCCCGGTTTCGAAGCCCCTATCATCGGTTCTTACTCGATGGGAAACAGGACTGCCTGTATCCGCATCCCCGGTTACCAGCGTGATCCGCGGAAGATGCGTTTTGAGTTCCGCCCCCCGGACGGCACCATGAACTTCTACCTTGCCTATGCGGCCATGCTCATGGCCGGGCTGGATGGCATCAAGCGCAAACTCGACCCGGGCGCCCCCCTCGACCGCAACGCCGACCACCTCACGCCCGAGGAACTCAAGGCCCACCACCAGCTGCCCACCACCCTGACGGGGGCGCTGGATGCCCTGGAGAACGACTGCGACTTTCTGCTCCAGGGGGGGGTCTTTACCCGCGACCTGGTGGAAAACTGGATTGCCCTGAAGCGAAAAGAAGTCGCCCAGATACAAATTCGTCCCACACCGCACGAATTTGAGTTGTACTACAACACCTGA
- a CDS encoding sulfite exporter TauE/SafE family protein has protein sequence MTEFPVSGVETWWWLPSLVAFCVSTLTSTGGLSGAFLMLPFQVSVLGFTGPGVTPTNLLYNVVGIPSGVYRYGREKRMLWPLAWAIVIGTMPGMAIGTVIRVTLLPDPSAFKVFAGLVLAFVGVRLLRDVVRGEGARPSPRGNGAGRFEVSGGRLTKLTVEYDFGRQRYTASTPKILLLSFLVGVAGGAYGIGGGAVIAPFLVSAFGLPVYTVAGAALFGTFVSSAAGVAMFWLIDLSGLTGSTAAQPDWLLGLALGIGGAFGTYTGARLQKRVPARGIKALLTAFLLFVAGRYIVEAF, from the coding sequence GTGACTGAGTTTCCGGTCAGCGGCGTCGAGACCTGGTGGTGGTTGCCATCGCTGGTGGCTTTCTGCGTGTCAACGCTGACTTCGACCGGCGGGCTGTCGGGGGCATTCCTCATGCTGCCCTTTCAGGTGAGCGTGCTAGGCTTTACCGGGCCCGGAGTCACGCCCACGAACCTCCTGTACAACGTGGTCGGCATACCGAGCGGCGTCTACCGGTACGGGCGGGAGAAACGGATGCTCTGGCCGCTGGCTTGGGCGATCGTGATCGGGACCATGCCCGGCATGGCGATCGGGACGGTCATCCGCGTGACCCTGCTGCCGGACCCGTCGGCGTTCAAAGTGTTTGCCGGATTGGTGCTCGCCTTTGTCGGCGTACGGTTGCTCCGCGATGTGGTGCGTGGGGAAGGCGCAAGGCCATCACCGCGGGGCAACGGGGCGGGGCGGTTCGAGGTCTCGGGGGGACGGCTGACGAAGCTCACTGTGGAGTACGATTTCGGGCGCCAACGATACACGGCCTCAACTCCGAAAATCCTCCTGCTGAGTTTCCTGGTCGGCGTGGCCGGCGGGGCTTACGGGATCGGCGGCGGCGCGGTCATTGCGCCGTTTCTGGTCTCGGCCTTCGGTCTGCCCGTCTACACCGTGGCCGGGGCCGCGCTCTTCGGCACTTTTGTCAGCTCGGCGGCCGGTGTGGCCATGTTCTGGCTGATCGACCTCTCCGGGTTGACCGGCAGCACGGCGGCCCAGCCGGACTGGCTGCTGGGTCTGGCCCTGGGGATCGGCGGGGCCTTCGGGACGTATACGGGAGCGCGGCTGCAGAAGCGGGTGCCGGCGCGGGGCATAAAGGCGCTCCTGACAGCGTTCCTGCTGTTTGTCGCCGGGCGGTACATAGTGGAAGCTTTCTGA
- a CDS encoding CoA-binding protein encodes MDDTIAKFASPAPIAVVGATDETRKFGGYLYRELKRQGYRVYPVNARRAEVDGDRAYRSLRDIPDDVEGAVVAIRPDRAGEVVADALARGIRRIWFQQGADFTEAARTAREAGMETVVGKCILMYAGKARGVHRFHAVLARLFGRY; translated from the coding sequence ATGGATGACACGATTGCGAAATTCGCCTCCCCGGCGCCGATTGCCGTGGTGGGCGCAACCGACGAGACGCGGAAATTCGGGGGCTACCTGTACCGCGAATTGAAGCGGCAGGGGTACCGGGTGTACCCGGTCAATGCGCGGAGAGCGGAGGTCGACGGGGACCGGGCGTACCGGTCGCTGCGGGATATCCCCGACGACGTCGAGGGAGCGGTGGTCGCAATCCGTCCGGACCGGGCGGGGGAGGTGGTGGCGGACGCTCTTGCCCGCGGCATTCGGCGCATCTGGTTTCAGCAAGGAGCGGATTTCACCGAGGCGGCCCGCACGGCCCGAGAGGCAGGCATGGAGACGGTTGTGGGGAAGTGCATTCTGATGTATGCCGGAAAGGCCCGCGGCGTGCACCGGTTTCACGCGGTGCTC